In Cupriavidus necator, the genomic window GAAGGATCCTGCGCGGTAAACGTGGCGACAAGGGACGCCCGGTTTGCCGCCAAGGCTGAGCACTCTTTGACGAAGACCATTACGTCTCGTCGTCGAGGCCTTCGCGATCCTTCGAAAGCTCCCTCAGCTTCTTCCCCATATCGGTGGCTATCATCTGATAGGTCATATTCGCATTCAGGCGGACCAACTCGTCGACGCTAAGCATGTCGATTCGACCATTGGGCAGCAGTCGGACGTTCAACATACCCTCCATGCCATTGGGATGCATCTTGCCGGATTGAAGATGTTCGTGGACGAGATTGATTCGTTCCTCGAACTCTTCCCTCGTCGTGGGCCGCTGCATTGTCGTGAGTTTGGGCAACATGATCTATTACGCCTTATGAAGCACCGCTCGGACCTGTCCGTTGATCCTCAACATCCATTGCATGCGCCACCCCGCAGGTAGGGTTAACGCGTCGCGACGGATGGCGAGTATGGAAACCTCATGACGACGGCTGACTCCCCGAGTTCGGACAGTGCTACCGTCTCTCCAATGGTACCTGACCATAGCGGAAGGTGGAGCACGCAATAGATCCACGAATTGCGGGTTCGCTATGGCAGGTGTGAGAGCTCCAAAGTGTGCCAGTCCAGGTTTAACACGACCGCAGACTGTAAGCTGGTCGCTTGGCCCAGGTCGCGGAAGCTCCGTCGGTTTAAAGGTGCCTAACTGCCCGGAGTTAGGCTCCCGCTGTCCCGGCGGGAGCAGGTGCGATGTAAGGTCTACCTTAATCACCTGCCGCCTTCGCTCCAGATAGCACTGGACATCCAAGAAAACGAGATCGTCGCTTGAGGGTAGGAACCTTGTTTCGTTGCCTGACTCCATTGCGTCGATCAGCCCTGCGACGAGCCGCCTTCCGTCCGGTGGCTCGACCAACGACTCCGGGTTGTAAATGCGCAGAGCAGCTTCAATCTTGGCGAGCTGCTCAATCGACGCTGGCGCGAAGAGTGCAACATTGAGTGCAAACCGAACTCTTGCTGCCCATCGGTCCGGGACGACGCCTGCCCACTCTCCATGCCTTCTAGCAGCCAGGCTGTCGAGTTGTTGCACATCGGATAAGGCGTATGGTCCGCACGAGTCCTGAAGGATCGACGCAGCTCGCTGTAGAGCCGCATCGTTCAAGATGCCCAAGCGCGTAAGCTCCCTCCAAGATGCAGTTAGGCTGGGAGGCACGTGGTCTGCATGCAGGCGGCTCT contains:
- the avs1c gene encoding AVAST type 1 anti-phage system protein Avs1c, with protein sequence MLPKLTTMQRPTTREEFEERINLVHEHLQSGKMHPNGMEGMLNVRLLPNGRIDMLSVDELVRLNANMTYQMIATDMGKKLRELSKDREGLDDET